In Rhizobium gallicum bv. gallicum R602sp, the following proteins share a genomic window:
- a CDS encoding mandelate racemase/muconate lactonizing enzyme family protein, with amino-acid sequence MPEAYGADEALNRVNTHSKPTDLRITDMRVAEIVGAPFTSVLLKIYTNQGIAGLGEVRDGASATYALMLKSRLLGENPCNIDRLFRRIKQFGGHGRQGGGVSAVEIALWDLAGKAYGVPIYQMLGGRFRDKVRVYCDTDATVPSGTETGKRLKQRMELGFTFLKMDLGLMQIADVPGAVVFPAGSLEGYRDPPSRGPLKTIEDRRVRNAAYDLHNVQHPFTGLHFSDKGLDLLEQYIAEVREVIGMDVPLAIDHIGHISMQNGIRLARRIEKYVPAWLEDVIPWQYTEQYRQLQDATTVPICTGEDIYLKEGFEPLLKSGGVSVIHPDLLTSGGILETKKIGDMAQDRGVAMAIHMAESPIAAMAAAHVATATENFMALEYHSADVDWWDDIVTGLPKPLVKNGFITVPDKPGLGIDDVVDEVISQHLQPGVTGIWSPTDHWDDEYSWDRTWS; translated from the coding sequence ATGCCAGAGGCATATGGAGCCGACGAGGCGCTCAATCGGGTGAACACGCATTCCAAGCCGACCGACCTTCGCATCACCGACATGCGGGTAGCCGAAATCGTCGGCGCGCCGTTCACCTCAGTGCTGCTTAAGATTTACACCAACCAGGGCATCGCCGGGCTTGGCGAAGTGCGCGACGGTGCCAGCGCCACCTACGCGCTGATGCTGAAGAGCCGGTTGCTTGGCGAGAACCCTTGCAACATCGATCGACTGTTTCGCCGGATCAAGCAGTTCGGCGGGCACGGCCGGCAAGGCGGCGGCGTATCGGCGGTTGAAATCGCGTTGTGGGATCTTGCCGGCAAGGCCTATGGCGTCCCCATTTACCAGATGCTCGGCGGCCGTTTTCGGGACAAAGTGCGCGTCTACTGCGATACCGACGCCACCGTGCCGAGCGGCACCGAGACCGGCAAGCGCCTCAAGCAGCGCATGGAGCTCGGCTTCACCTTCCTCAAGATGGATTTGGGACTGATGCAGATCGCGGATGTGCCCGGTGCGGTCGTGTTTCCTGCCGGATCACTGGAAGGGTACCGCGATCCTCCCAGTCGCGGGCCGCTGAAGACCATTGAAGATCGGCGTGTCCGCAATGCTGCGTACGATTTGCATAACGTCCAGCACCCGTTTACCGGCCTCCACTTTTCCGACAAGGGTCTCGACCTGCTTGAGCAATACATCGCCGAGGTTCGTGAGGTCATCGGCATGGATGTGCCGCTGGCGATCGACCATATCGGCCATATCTCGATGCAGAACGGCATTCGCCTTGCCAGGCGAATTGAAAAATACGTGCCAGCCTGGCTCGAGGATGTGATCCCATGGCAGTATACCGAACAATACCGACAACTGCAGGACGCCACCACGGTGCCAATCTGCACTGGCGAGGACATATACCTCAAGGAAGGCTTCGAGCCTCTGCTTAAGAGCGGTGGCGTCTCCGTTATCCACCCGGACCTGCTCACCAGTGGGGGCATCCTCGAGACCAAGAAGATCGGCGACATGGCGCAGGACCGTGGTGTCGCCATGGCCATCCACATGGCAGAAAGTCCAATCGCCGCAATGGCCGCTGCACATGTCGCGACCGCGACCGAAAATTTCATGGCGCTCGAATACCATTCAGCCGATGTCGACTGGTGGGACGATATCGTCACGGGCCTTCCCAAGCCGTTGGTGAAGAACGGCTTCATCACTGTTCCGGACAAGCCGGGCCTGGGAATTGACGACGTCGTCGACGAGGTGATCTCACAGCATCTGCAGCCGGGTGTCACCGGTATTTGGTCGCCTACGGATCACTGGGACGATGAGTATTCCTGGGATCGTACCTGGAGCTGA
- a CDS encoding mandelate racemase/muconate lactonizing enzyme family protein has protein sequence MKITDLRCAVIGKHPIVRIVTDAGLYGLGEVEFTKSYLKPWVLHFREALVGEDPTDVERVMLKIRQRGSFKPYGAAVSAIEHALWDIAGKAAGVPAYKLLGGKVRDKVRVYNGSIRQKRTGDRPEDYAADVKWMMEQPQNFFMVKQGISFHSNMKDTIEGFHYGVTQKKAGYHGAMDQGVISERGFNHMLDCVIAMKEVLGDRVSLALDCGPGWMLPDAIKFARAVEKYNLMWLEDMLTGDYVPWVNPQAYRELTTSTSTPIHTGEQIYLRHNFKELIETQAVRVIGPDPADVGGIAELKWVAEHAYMHSILMAPHGTANGLLGLGALINVCATLPANYIAFEYPTASDPWWEDLVIGLPPQIVKDSMVDLLEAPGLGLDIDAEGARRYLSEEDAGFFA, from the coding sequence ATGAAGATCACCGATCTCCGCTGCGCCGTTATCGGCAAACACCCGATCGTCCGCATCGTTACGGACGCGGGCCTTTATGGCTTGGGCGAAGTCGAATTCACCAAGTCCTACCTCAAGCCCTGGGTGCTGCATTTCCGCGAGGCGTTGGTCGGCGAGGACCCGACCGACGTCGAGAGAGTAATGTTGAAGATCCGCCAACGCGGCTCTTTCAAGCCGTACGGCGCGGCGGTGAGCGCTATTGAGCATGCACTGTGGGATATTGCTGGCAAGGCCGCAGGCGTGCCCGCCTATAAACTGCTCGGCGGCAAGGTGCGGGACAAGGTGCGGGTCTACAATGGTTCGATTCGCCAGAAACGCACGGGCGACCGGCCGGAAGATTACGCCGCTGACGTCAAATGGATGATGGAGCAGCCGCAGAACTTCTTCATGGTCAAGCAAGGAATCTCGTTCCACTCCAACATGAAGGACACTATCGAGGGCTTCCACTACGGCGTGACGCAGAAGAAGGCCGGGTATCACGGTGCCATGGATCAGGGCGTGATCAGCGAGCGCGGTTTCAATCACATGCTCGACTGCGTGATCGCGATGAAGGAAGTGCTGGGCGACAGAGTCAGCCTGGCACTCGACTGCGGCCCGGGCTGGATGCTGCCCGACGCGATTAAGTTCGCTCGCGCTGTCGAGAAGTACAATTTGATGTGGCTCGAGGACATGCTGACTGGCGACTACGTGCCGTGGGTCAATCCGCAGGCCTATCGGGAACTGACTACCTCCACCTCGACGCCAATCCACACTGGTGAGCAGATCTACCTGCGGCACAATTTCAAGGAACTGATCGAGACGCAGGCGGTACGCGTCATCGGGCCAGATCCAGCCGATGTTGGCGGCATTGCCGAACTCAAATGGGTCGCCGAGCACGCCTACATGCACTCGATCCTGATGGCACCGCACGGCACCGCTAACGGCCTGCTGGGCCTCGGTGCGTTGATCAATGTGTGCGCCACGTTGCCGGCAAATTACATCGCCTTCGAATATCCGACCGCCTCCGACCCCTGGTGGGAGGACCTGGTAATCGGCTTGCCGCCGCAGATCGTGAAGGACAGCATGGTGGACCTACTGGAAGCGCCGGGGCTGGGCCTCGATATCGACGCTGAAGGGGCCAGGAGATATCTCAGCGAAGAAGATGCGGGCTTTTTCGCCTGA
- a CDS encoding TRAP transporter permease encodes MSEATKQPADVNLEVLEQLVAEADTGGRHPGGTVRRILLWVAVSWSLFQLWYASPLPFVFGFGILNDTEARAIHLGFALFLTFLAYPALKSSPRDRVPLLDWVLAVAGAFAGSYLFLFYVELSGRPGQPTTLDLVTGTVGILLLLEATRRALGLPMVVVACVFIFYTFAGQSMPDVIQHRGASLTKFLNHQWLTTEGVFGIALGVSTSFVFLFVLFGTLLEKAGAGNWMMQISIALLGHLRGGPAKVAVVSSALNGVVSGSSVSNVVSGGIFTIPLMKRTGLSGVKAGAIEASASINGQIMPPVMGAAAFLMVEYVGIPYSEIVKHALLPALFSYLALLYMVHLEAIKMDLKTIPQRPTPARERMLRMGLGLSGSILAVCIVYYGIVAIKAIFGVTAPLVLAIAGVALYIASVWYSSRYSDLALDDPNAPILELPRAWDVTRTGLDFLIPIAVLLWCLMVEQMSPGLSAFWATVSILAIVATRKPLMAIFRNEDLAASVRAAWDDLIDGLVLGARNMIGIGIATATAGIVVGTITLTGLGLMMTELVEFISGGNVILMLILIAAISLVLGMGIPTTANYILVATLMAPVVVDLGAQAGLPIPLIAVHLFVFYFGIMADITPPVGLAAFAAAAISKEDPIATGFQGALYSLRTAILPFVFIFNPAILLIGVETWPQTILVATVSLIAILLFAAATMNWFVTKSRLWESAALLLICFTLFRPDWWLNQVSPPYEELPASEFLTAVAQTPADGRINFVVEGVDLMGDDVRKTVNVPLGEPGEPLERLRGIGLTITQAGDTLMISNVDFGSYAKRIGLDVGYDVIAVLRKADQPSSLIPIGLALAATAGIAGLQFARVRRQADRKQAMPGR; translated from the coding sequence ATGAGCGAAGCGACGAAGCAGCCGGCTGACGTTAATCTTGAAGTTCTAGAACAGCTCGTTGCGGAGGCCGATACGGGTGGCCGGCATCCAGGCGGGACCGTCCGTCGAATCCTGCTCTGGGTTGCGGTTTCCTGGTCGCTATTCCAGCTCTGGTACGCTTCGCCTTTGCCATTCGTGTTCGGCTTCGGCATCCTCAATGACACCGAAGCGCGCGCCATCCATCTCGGCTTCGCGCTGTTTCTGACCTTCCTCGCCTATCCGGCTCTGAAATCCTCGCCCCGCGATCGCGTGCCGCTGCTCGACTGGGTTCTGGCGGTCGCCGGCGCCTTTGCCGGTTCCTATCTGTTTCTCTTTTATGTCGAGCTTTCCGGCCGGCCCGGCCAGCCGACCACGCTCGATCTCGTCACCGGAACCGTCGGCATCCTGTTGCTCCTCGAGGCGACACGCCGCGCTCTCGGCCTGCCGATGGTGGTCGTGGCCTGCGTCTTCATCTTCTACACCTTTGCCGGCCAGTCTATGCCGGATGTGATCCAGCATCGTGGCGCATCGCTCACCAAGTTTCTCAATCATCAATGGCTAACCACCGAAGGCGTCTTTGGCATCGCGCTTGGCGTGTCGACGAGCTTCGTCTTTCTCTTCGTCCTGTTCGGCACGCTTCTGGAAAAGGCCGGCGCCGGCAACTGGATGATGCAGATATCCATCGCGCTGCTCGGCCATTTGCGCGGTGGCCCGGCGAAGGTCGCCGTGGTTTCATCGGCTCTCAACGGTGTCGTGTCCGGCTCGTCCGTCTCCAATGTGGTTTCAGGTGGCATCTTCACGATCCCGTTGATGAAACGCACCGGACTTTCCGGGGTCAAGGCGGGCGCCATCGAGGCTTCGGCCTCGATCAACGGCCAGATCATGCCGCCCGTCATGGGCGCGGCCGCCTTCCTGATGGTCGAATATGTCGGGATTCCTTATTCGGAGATCGTCAAGCACGCGCTGTTGCCTGCGCTCTTCTCCTATCTCGCGCTGCTCTACATGGTCCATCTGGAAGCGATAAAGATGGACCTGAAGACCATTCCGCAGCGTCCGACACCGGCTAGGGAACGGATGCTGCGGATGGGACTGGGACTGTCCGGCAGCATTCTCGCCGTGTGTATCGTCTATTATGGCATCGTTGCCATCAAGGCCATCTTCGGTGTGACCGCGCCGCTGGTGCTCGCAATCGCTGGCGTAGCTCTCTACATCGCCTCCGTCTGGTATTCCTCCCGCTATTCGGATCTCGCGCTCGACGATCCGAACGCGCCAATCCTGGAATTGCCGCGCGCCTGGGACGTGACGCGCACCGGGCTGGATTTTCTTATCCCGATCGCTGTGCTTCTGTGGTGCCTGATGGTCGAGCAGATGTCGCCCGGCCTCTCGGCATTCTGGGCGACCGTGTCGATCCTCGCCATCGTCGCCACGCGCAAGCCGCTGATGGCAATATTCCGCAACGAAGACCTCGCCGCCTCGGTGCGTGCTGCCTGGGACGACCTGATCGATGGGCTGGTGCTCGGCGCTCGCAACATGATCGGCATCGGTATCGCCACGGCCACCGCCGGCATCGTCGTCGGCACGATCACGCTGACCGGTCTCGGTCTGATGATGACGGAACTGGTTGAGTTCATCTCCGGCGGCAACGTCATCCTGATGCTGATCCTCATCGCCGCGATCAGCCTTGTGCTCGGCATGGGCATCCCGACCACCGCAAACTACATCTTGGTCGCGACGCTGATGGCGCCAGTCGTGGTGGATCTCGGCGCGCAGGCCGGATTGCCCATCCCGCTGATCGCGGTCCACCTCTTCGTCTTCTACTTCGGCATCATGGCCGACATCACCCCGCCCGTAGGGCTGGCCGCCTTCGCGGCGGCGGCGATTTCCAAGGAGGATCCGATCGCCACCGGCTTCCAGGGCGCGCTCTATTCGTTGCGCACGGCGATCCTGCCGTTCGTCTTCATCTTCAATCCAGCAATCCTGCTGATCGGGGTCGAAACCTGGCCCCAGACGATCTTGGTGGCGACCGTCTCGTTGATTGCCATCCTGCTGTTCGCTGCCGCGACGATGAACTGGTTCGTGACGAAAAGCCGCCTTTGGGAAAGCGCGGCCCTGCTACTAATCTGCTTTACGCTGTTTCGGCCGGACTGGTGGCTCAATCAGGTCTCGCCGCCTTACGAGGAATTGCCGGCGAGCGAGTTCCTGACGGCGGTCGCGCAGACGCCGGCCGATGGGCGCATTAATTTCGTCGTTGAGGGTGTAGACCTGATGGGCGACGACGTCCGCAAGACCGTAAACGTCCCGCTCGGCGAGCCAGGCGAACCGTTGGAGCGGCTGCGCGGCATCGGTCTCACCATCACGCAAGCGGGCGACACGCTGATGATCAGCAATGTCGATTTCGGTTCCTATGCCAAACGCATCGGCCTGGATGTCGGATATGACGTCATCGCCGTGCTCAGAAAGGCCGACCAGCCCTCGAGCCTTATTCCGATCGGCCTGGCGCTTGCTGCGACCGCTGGCATTGCCGGCCTGCAGTTTGCGCGGGTGCGCAGACAGGCTGACAGGAAGCAAGCCATGCCGGGGCGCTGA
- a CDS encoding TAXI family TRAP transporter solute-binding subunit, whose product MKNTTMIGRATQAAILAGALLLAGGASAQEQQFVTIGTGGVTGVYYAAGGAICRLLNKDRKTHGIRCSVESTGGSAFNVNTIKEGELDFGMAQSDVQYNAFKGEESFKEGGAHADLRAVFSIHPEPFTVLAHPNAGVTKFEDFKGKRFNVGNPGSGTRSSMERLLGAMGWTLADFSLASELKADEHGPALCDGKIDGFFYGVGHPSANIQDPTTTCAAKLVPLTGEAVDKLVAENPYYAKAVIPGGLYANNAEDTETFGVLATLVASVKVPEESVYQLTRAVFENFDEFKSLHPAFANLDPQKMVGEGNSAPLHPGAEKYFKEKGWLK is encoded by the coding sequence ATGAAAAATACCACCATGATCGGCCGTGCCACACAGGCGGCAATACTTGCGGGCGCGCTTCTGCTCGCCGGCGGTGCGTCAGCGCAGGAGCAACAATTCGTGACCATCGGCACCGGCGGCGTCACCGGTGTCTACTATGCCGCCGGTGGCGCCATCTGCCGCCTGCTCAACAAGGATCGCAAGACACACGGCATCCGTTGCTCGGTCGAATCGACCGGCGGATCGGCATTCAACGTGAACACGATCAAGGAAGGCGAGCTCGACTTCGGCATGGCGCAATCCGACGTCCAGTACAACGCCTTCAAGGGCGAGGAATCATTCAAGGAAGGCGGCGCCCATGCCGACCTGCGCGCGGTGTTCTCGATCCATCCGGAGCCGTTCACCGTACTGGCGCATCCGAACGCCGGCGTGACGAAATTCGAGGATTTCAAAGGCAAGCGTTTCAACGTCGGCAATCCCGGTTCTGGTACGCGTTCCTCGATGGAGCGCTTGCTCGGGGCCATGGGCTGGACGTTGGCCGACTTCTCGCTGGCATCGGAGCTGAAGGCTGACGAGCACGGCCCGGCGCTCTGCGACGGCAAGATCGACGGCTTCTTCTACGGTGTCGGCCATCCCTCCGCGAATATCCAGGACCCGACCACCACCTGCGCCGCCAAGCTGGTGCCGCTGACCGGCGAAGCGGTCGACAAGCTGGTCGCGGAAAATCCCTACTACGCCAAGGCGGTCATCCCGGGCGGTCTCTACGCGAACAATGCCGAGGACACTGAGACCTTCGGCGTGCTTGCCACGCTGGTCGCTTCAGTCAAGGTTCCCGAAGAGAGCGTCTATCAGTTGACCAGGGCGGTGTTCGAGAATTTCGACGAGTTCAAGTCGCTGCATCCGGCCTTCGCCAATCTCGATCCCCAAAAGATGGTCGGGGAGGGAAATTCCGCGCCGCTGCATCCGGGCGCCGAAAAATACTTCAAGGAGAAGGGCTGGCTGAAGTAG
- a CDS encoding MurR/RpiR family transcriptional regulator — translation MTSFATAQDKILEELPWLSMELRKAARFLLDHPDEVALVSMRVLASRAEVTPTTFVRLARRLGFGDWAQLREPFENRLRSGSSPYAAKADALVLRSARETIFAESVNAAAANITAVTATNSPHDISAACVLLEKAKGVRVVGFRSCRAPAHCLVYLCRMFRNDVTLLGSDGGALEAELASLDRGEAVVAIGFQPYSRELGLVTDVARRRGVPVLAIVDSMAAPLTRDADVILRFSVDSPSFFPSVAAAVATVEALAATMLTRSGAKGAAKVRQTEAELTALGAYMPD, via the coding sequence ATGACGAGCTTCGCGACCGCACAGGACAAAATTCTGGAAGAGCTTCCGTGGCTCAGCATGGAGCTCCGCAAGGCAGCCCGTTTCCTGCTCGATCATCCCGACGAAGTTGCGCTCGTTTCCATGCGCGTGCTGGCAAGCCGCGCTGAGGTGACGCCGACCACTTTCGTAAGACTCGCCCGCCGTCTCGGCTTCGGCGATTGGGCGCAACTGCGCGAGCCATTTGAGAACAGGCTGCGATCGGGTAGTTCGCCCTATGCGGCGAAAGCCGACGCGCTGGTGCTGAGATCGGCTCGGGAGACGATCTTCGCCGAATCCGTCAACGCGGCGGCGGCCAATATCACGGCAGTCACCGCGACGAATTCACCGCACGACATATCGGCTGCATGCGTCCTGCTTGAAAAAGCCAAGGGTGTTCGCGTCGTCGGGTTCCGGAGCTGCCGCGCGCCGGCACATTGCCTGGTCTATCTCTGCCGCATGTTCAGGAACGATGTCACACTGCTCGGCAGCGATGGCGGAGCTCTCGAAGCCGAACTGGCCTCGCTCGACAGGGGCGAGGCGGTGGTGGCGATAGGCTTTCAGCCCTATTCGCGGGAACTCGGTCTTGTGACCGACGTGGCGCGACGCCGCGGCGTGCCTGTACTGGCAATCGTCGACAGCATGGCGGCGCCCCTGACGCGGGACGCCGATGTGATCCTGCGTTTTTCGGTCGACAGCCCATCGTTCTTTCCGTCGGTGGCGGCGGCGGTCGCGACCGTCGAGGCGCTTGCCGCAACCATGCTGACGCGCAGCGGGGCGAAGGGCGCGGCCAAGGTCAGGCAGACCGAAGCGGAGTTGACCGCGTTGGGCGCATATATGCCGGATTGA
- a CDS encoding aspartate aminotransferase family protein produces the protein MTRILHRQIHATLPVASGGKGIELFDSDGRAYIDASGGAAVSCLGHGHRDLIAALHAQADKLAYAHTSFFTNEPAETLAEMLIAGAPQGMSHAYFVSGGSEAVEAALKMARQFFVETGRPERRNVIARRQSYHGNTLGALAAGGNEWRRAQFRPLLIETHHIDPCYAYRYREAGESEEAYGLRAAKALEDKILELGSDTVMAFVAEPVVGATAGAVPAVPGYFRRIREVCDRYGVLLILDEVMCGMGRTGTLHACEQDGVVPDLMTIAKGLGGGYQPIGAVLLSGRIFDAFAEGSGFFQHGHTYMCHPMACAAALAVQEVIDRDRLLDNVKAMGAHLARRLSERFSHHAHVGDIRGRGLFMGLELVEDRSSKEPFDPSRKLHARIKREAMARGLLVYPAGGTIDGARGDHVLLAPPFIIDRAAIDTIVERLGDAVDAAVA, from the coding sequence ATGACACGCATCCTGCACCGCCAGATCCACGCGACTCTGCCCGTTGCGAGTGGTGGCAAGGGCATCGAACTCTTCGACAGCGATGGCCGCGCTTATATCGACGCGTCGGGAGGCGCGGCGGTTTCCTGCCTCGGCCACGGCCATCGCGACCTGATAGCCGCGCTCCACGCACAGGCCGACAAGCTCGCCTATGCCCACACCAGCTTTTTCACCAACGAGCCGGCTGAGACACTGGCCGAAATGCTCATCGCCGGCGCGCCACAAGGCATGAGCCACGCCTATTTCGTGTCCGGCGGCTCTGAAGCGGTGGAAGCGGCGCTCAAGATGGCGCGCCAGTTTTTCGTCGAGACGGGCCGGCCCGAGCGGCGCAACGTCATCGCCCGCCGCCAGAGTTATCACGGCAACACGCTCGGCGCGCTGGCTGCCGGTGGCAACGAATGGCGCCGGGCGCAATTCCGCCCATTGCTGATCGAGACGCATCACATCGACCCATGCTATGCCTACCGCTATCGGGAAGCCGGCGAGAGTGAGGAGGCCTACGGCCTGCGTGCCGCCAAGGCGCTCGAGGACAAGATTCTCGAACTGGGTTCGGATACCGTCATGGCCTTCGTCGCGGAACCCGTCGTCGGCGCCACGGCGGGTGCGGTGCCAGCCGTTCCCGGCTATTTCAGGCGCATCCGTGAGGTCTGCGACAGATACGGCGTGCTCCTGATCCTCGACGAGGTGATGTGCGGCATGGGTCGCACGGGAACGCTGCACGCCTGCGAGCAGGACGGCGTCGTGCCCGACCTGATGACAATCGCCAAGGGCCTCGGCGGAGGCTACCAGCCCATCGGGGCAGTGCTACTGTCAGGCCGCATCTTCGACGCTTTCGCGGAAGGCTCGGGTTTCTTCCAGCACGGCCATACCTACATGTGTCACCCCATGGCCTGCGCCGCAGCACTTGCCGTCCAAGAGGTCATCGATCGTGATCGCCTGCTCGACAACGTCAAGGCGATGGGTGCCCATCTCGCCCGGCGCCTCAGTGAGCGCTTTTCCCACCACGCCCATGTCGGCGACATCCGCGGCCGTGGCCTTTTCATGGGGCTTGAGCTGGTCGAGGACCGTTCGTCGAAAGAGCCGTTCGACCCGAGCCGCAAATTGCATGCGCGCATCAAGCGTGAGGCGATGGCGCGCGGCCTGCTGGTCTATCCGGCGGGAGGTACGATCGACGGCGCGCGAGGCGATCATGTGCTGCTTGCGCCGCCCTTCATTATCGACCGGGCGGCAATCGACACGATCGTCGAACGGCTTGGCGACGCCGTCGATGCGGCCGTCGCCTGA
- a CDS encoding BKACE family enzyme, translating to MTTDSSPAGPGFIAPTAIAVAPNGGRRGKSDHPALPIGPKELASTAAACLEAGAAMIHAHVRDRDGGHLLDADAYLEVTKAIRDAVGERLVVQITSEAVSRYRPAEQMGVVRATRPEAVSLALRELVPDASLETAFADFLSWLKRERIAPQIILYTPEEASALAVMQQRGLVPFDDVPVLYVLGRYTPGEISRPADLLAFLAHGRPRFAHWMVCAFGREETACVAAGALLGGHARVGFENNLVLPSGVTATDNAALVVAAAAALEACGLETASAGQLRADWSIER from the coding sequence ATGACCACTGATTCGAGCCCGGCCGGCCCGGGATTCATCGCGCCGACGGCAATCGCCGTTGCGCCGAACGGCGGGCGGCGCGGCAAGAGTGACCACCCCGCCCTGCCGATCGGCCCGAAGGAACTGGCCAGCACCGCAGCCGCCTGCCTCGAGGCGGGCGCCGCAATGATCCACGCCCATGTCCGTGATCGAGACGGCGGTCATTTGCTCGACGCCGACGCCTACCTTGAGGTGACGAAAGCGATACGCGACGCGGTAGGCGAGCGGCTCGTCGTCCAGATCACCAGCGAGGCCGTCAGCAGATACCGACCGGCTGAGCAGATGGGGGTGGTGCGCGCCACCCGTCCCGAGGCGGTGTCGCTGGCGCTGCGCGAACTGGTCCCAGATGCCTCCCTTGAGACCGCATTCGCGGACTTCCTGTCGTGGCTGAAACGCGAGCGGATCGCCCCTCAGATCATCCTCTACACGCCCGAGGAGGCGTCCGCTCTGGCTGTCATGCAGCAGCGTGGGCTCGTGCCCTTCGACGATGTCCCGGTACTCTATGTGCTCGGACGCTACACGCCGGGCGAGATTTCGCGGCCGGCCGACCTGCTTGCCTTCCTTGCTCACGGCCGTCCGCGCTTTGCGCACTGGATGGTCTGCGCCTTCGGTCGGGAAGAGACCGCATGCGTTGCCGCAGGTGCGCTGCTGGGCGGTCATGCTCGCGTCGGCTTCGAGAACAATCTTGTTCTGCCTAGCGGCGTGACAGCTACCGACAATGCTGCTCTGGTCGTAGCGGCTGCGGCCGCACTCGAGGCTTGCGGCCTTGAAACCGCGAGCGCCGGCCAGTTGCGCGCCGATTGGTCGATCGAGCGTTAA
- a CDS encoding NmrA family NAD(P)-binding protein, which translates to MFAIVGAAGNVGYSTSSALRWAGVPVRAILRDRTKAARLSDIGCEIATADLQDAASLAKAIGDADAVQIIIPVLPRAKDPADELRRSIESLFEALAQARPKQVLAISDYGAHVADDIGMPSMFRSLEARLAQLQTQLLVLRSAEHMHNWGRVIPMAVASGILPTLQDPVDMAQPTISAHDLGLIAADLLLRPESGKDLEVIHAEGPHRYSANDVAAAVSQLSGRVARARAVPRSQWQETLERTIPASLANLLIKANDAKNEGGLVEIEPNASEVRYGTTSLIDALRPLVLPV; encoded by the coding sequence ATGTTTGCGATCGTCGGAGCCGCCGGCAATGTCGGCTATTCAACGTCATCGGCCCTGCGCTGGGCGGGTGTTCCAGTCCGGGCAATCCTGCGCGACAGGACAAAAGCAGCGCGACTGAGCGACATCGGCTGCGAGATTGCTACGGCCGATTTGCAAGATGCCGCCTCCCTCGCCAAGGCGATCGGCGATGCTGACGCCGTGCAAATCATCATCCCGGTATTGCCACGGGCAAAGGACCCGGCTGACGAGCTCCGACGCTCGATCGAAAGCCTGTTCGAGGCGCTGGCCCAGGCACGCCCGAAGCAGGTGCTGGCAATCTCCGATTACGGAGCCCATGTCGCCGATGACATTGGCATGCCCAGCATGTTCCGCAGCCTTGAGGCGCGGCTCGCCCAACTCCAAACCCAGCTGCTTGTGCTGCGGTCGGCCGAACATATGCACAATTGGGGGCGCGTCATCCCGATGGCCGTCGCCTCCGGCATTTTGCCGACCTTGCAGGACCCGGTCGACATGGCGCAGCCGACGATCTCCGCCCACGACCTCGGCCTGATTGCCGCCGACCTGCTGCTGCGACCCGAGAGCGGCAAGGACCTGGAGGTCATCCATGCCGAGGGACCGCACAGGTATAGCGCGAACGACGTTGCGGCGGCCGTGAGTCAACTGTCGGGCCGGGTGGCGCGCGCTCGGGCGGTGCCGCGGTCGCAATGGCAGGAGACCCTCGAACGCACCATACCGGCAAGTCTTGCCAACCTGCTGATCAAGGCCAACGACGCCAAGAACGAGGGTGGTCTGGTCGAGATTGAGCCGAACGCCAGCGAGGTTCGCTATGGCACTACCTCATTGATCGATGCACTGCGGCCGCTTGTTCTGCCGGTGTGA